Within the Nocardioides humi genome, the region CGACGGTGGCCTCGACCCGGCCGAAGGTCCGGGAGTCGTAGCTCACCCCCGCGACCTCGGCGCCCGCCGCGCCGGCGGCGAGGGAGAGGAGGTCGCCGTCGACGCCTCCGGTGCCCAGGTCGGTGGCCACGAGCTCCCGAGGTCCGGGTGCCTGGTCGCCCGTCCGCCCGAAGGAGCCGATCCCGGCGCGGGCGAACGGGTTCCAGCTCTCGCGCCGCAGGCAGAGCGCCGAGAAGCCCTCCTCGCCGGACAGCAGGACCAGGGTCCAGTCGCCGCGTCGCTCGGCGACCGACAGTGTCGAGGCGGCCAGGTCGGTCAGGGTCGCGTCACCGGGGGGACCGCCCATGTCCCGGCAGTCGGCGACGGCGTCGTCGGCCTCGTCCGCGGTGAGCGGAGCGGGGGTCGCCGTCCAGCTGGCGAAGGCGGCGTCGCCGGTCGCGAGCAGGGCGGGCGCGAGGAGGGCGCCGCCGGCGAGGAGGCCGACCGCGGCGGCGCAGGCGACCAGTCGGGTACGCCGAGGGCGGTGCCGGCGGACCGGGAGGGAGGGGTCGGCGGTGGGCTCGGGGCCGGTGGCCAGGATCCGGTCGAGGTCGGCGCGGGCGCGCTCGCCGAGGGCCGGCGGTGCTGCCGGTGTCGTTGGTGTCGTCGGTGCCGGAGCGGCGGGATCGAGCCGACGCAGGGCGGTGTCCAGGGCGGTGTCGAAGGTGGTGTCGAAGGTGGTGTCGAGGTCGTTCACGAGGTGCTCCGCTCGGAGAGGCCGGCCGGGGCGCGCCCGGCGGCGGGGAGGTGGTCGAGGTGCGCGCGCAGGGCGCGGCGCGCGCGGGTGAGCCGCAGCCGGAAGGCGACGGGCGAGATGCCCAGGACCCGGGCCGCCTCCGGTGCCGAGAGCCCGTCCCACAGCCGGAGCGCGAGGGTCTCCTGGTGGACCGCCGAGAGGCGCCGCCAGGCTGCGGCCAGGTCGACCCGTTGCGCCACGGCGTCGAGGTCCGCCTCCGGCCCGGTGCCTGCCGGGGGAACGGTCGTCTCGGCCAGCCGGACCGTCAGCGCCTGGCGCCGCCGGCCGGAGCGCCGGTCGTTGAGGATCGTGTTGCGGGCGATGCCGAACAGCCAGGCCCGGGCGTCGCCCGGCGCGGTGGGCAGCTCGTCGAGCCGTCGCCACGCGACGAGGAAGACGTCGGCGACGACGTCCTCGGCATGGCTGGGATGGACCCGGCGCTGGGCGAAGCGGAGCAGGTCGGCGTACGTCGCGGCGTAGAACGTCCGGAACCGGTCCGCCCGGGCGGCCGGGACGGGTGGCGGGGCGTGCGGTGGGCTCATGTCATCCACCTGTCCGCTCACCCCGCCAGTGTGTCGGGTCCGCGTCCGGTCACTCTCGTTCGAGGCGCAGCGCCGCCGGCGATCCGGGGGTGGGGAACCAGCGGTGGATGACCGCGGCCTGGCCGCAGGTCCACAGCGAGCTGCAGACCCAGTAGGCGAGCAGCGCGACCGGTACGACGCCCCCGGCCACCAGCATCCCGCCGGCCGACAGCAGCGGCACCAGCTGCTGGACGCCGAGCATCGTCTCGGGCAGGTCGGCGGTGACGGTGTTGGGCAGCACCAGGTGGCGCTGCGTCACGTAGCTGATCACGGCCGCGGTCCCGGCCAGGCCCGCGACGACGGCGAGGTGGGCGCCGCCGCCGCCGTACCCGTGCGCCGCGAGCGGCACCCCCAGCACCGTCGCGGCGCCGAAGGACGCGACCAGCGTCGGGGTGAGCGCACCGACCGTCGTCCCGGCCGAGACGTGCGCGAGCAGGTGGTAGAGCGCCATCCAGACCGGGACCTGCGCCAGCGTCGGCAGGCAGCCGAGTCGCGACACCCCGTGCTCCGCCCCCAGCTGCCGGCGCTCCTCGAGGAACGCCCGCATGCTGTCGGGGTCCCGCCGGCCGGCGTACTTCTCGGACAGGCGCTTCAGGTGTGGCCGGGCGCGGGCGGCGGCGTGCGCCTGGCGGACGCCGCGCACCACCAGGGGCAGCAGGGCGAGGCGGACGAGCACGACCACGGCGGCGATGCTCAGCAGCCAGGTGCCGCCGGCGTCGGGGTCGGCGCCGAGGGCGGTCACGGCGGCGTGGGTCGTGGCGACGACGGCGGCGAGGGCATGGGACAGCGGATCGAGGACGGACATGCGGGAACTCCTGGGATGAGAGGGACGGGGCCGGGTCGCGCGTCAGCGCGAGCGGAGGGCCGTCCCAGGAGCGCGCGGCCGGGCCGGGTGCCGGACCGGGTCGGCGACCCGCGCCGCCAGCGTCGGCACCGGCTGCCGGGTGCCCGGCCAGGCCGCGGGGCGCAGCACGAGGACGCCGCCGGCCGTCGTACGCACGAGGGCGGCGACCGCCATGGCGAGCATCGCGACCCCGGCCGCGAGCGGCGCGTCGGCGTTGAGCGCCAGGAGCGAGGAGGAGAGCGTCGTGACGAGGGCGACGACCAGGCCGGTCACCAGCACGGACGCCCGTGCGGTCCGGCGGTCGCGGTCCTCGCTCATGACGCCGATGGTACGTCCGTCGGCTCAGCCCATCTTGCGCACGGCGAGCCGGCCGAGCCGCGCCATCTGCGCCGCCTTGACCCGCTTCGGCTGGTGCACGGTCAGGATGAGGAGGCGCTTGCCCTTGCGGACCACGAGCGTGAAGTGCCGGCGGACCGGCAGGTTCTTCTCCGGCGCGAAGGTCTCGGTGGTCCGGTAGCCGATCCGCTGTTTGCCGAGCTTCGGCACTCGCGCGCGCTGGACCGTGGTGTCGACGCCGGCCCAGTGCTCGCCGCAGTCGCGCACATAGGCCCGGTAGGTCGCGAAGAGCTGCTTGGCCTGCGCCTTGGTCCTGAGCTGGAACACCGAGGCGCGGAACGAGCGGCCGCGCGCGAGGTCGTCGCCCGCGAGCTCCTGGCCGGAGGACGCGTCCACCTGGTCCCAGGTGGAGCAGATCCCCCGTAGTGGTTGACGGTGCGCCACGGGAACGTGCCGATGTCGACGCGCTGGAAGGCCGGGAACACCCGCACCACCTCGGCCTTGGTCGGCAGGTCCCGGGCCCGGACCTTGGCCGCATGGGCGGGCGGCGTCGACGAGACGAGCAGGCCGGTCAGGACCAGGGCGACCACGGCGGCGAGACGGGTGCGGTGCATGACGGTTCCTCCGAGTGAGCGCCGGCGACTGCGGGAGCGGCCACCCGGTGCGCTCCCGGGCTGGCCGGCACCACCGTAGCCCGCTGGCCGGCGGTCCCGCATTTAAAGTCAGGCTTGACTGTTTGTTTGTCCGGCGCCATGCTGACGTCGTGACCACGCCCGCGACCGCCCGCGTCCCCCAGGAGGAGCGGACCCGTGCGATGCGGCAGCGGCTGATGGACGCGACCGTGGAGCTGCTGGTCGAGAGGGGCTTCGGCGGTACGACGACCACGCTGGTCTCCGAGCGCGCGGGCGTCAGCCGGGGAGCGCAG harbors:
- a CDS encoding RNA polymerase sigma factor; this encodes MSPPHAPPPVPAARADRFRTFYAATYADLLRFAQRRVHPSHAEDVVADVFLVAWRRLDELPTAPGDARAWLFGIARNTILNDRRSGRRRQALTVRLAETTVPPAGTGPEADLDAVAQRVDLAAAWRRLSAVHQETLALRLWDGLSAPEAARVLGISPVAFRLRLTRARRALRAHLDHLPAAGRAPAGLSERSTS
- the yidC gene encoding membrane protein insertase YidC, which produces MSVLDPLSHALAAVVATTHAAVTALGADPDAGGTWLLSIAAVVVLVRLALLPLVVRGVRQAHAAARARPHLKRLSEKYAGRRDPDSMRAFLEERRQLGAEHGVSRLGCLPTLAQVPVWMALYHLLAHVSAGTTVGALTPTLVASFGAATVLGVPLAAHGYGGGGAHLAVVAGLAGTAAVISYVTQRHLVLPNTVTADLPETMLGVQQLVPLLSAGGMLVAGGVVPVALLAYWVCSSLWTCGQAAVIHRWFPTPGSPAALRLERE